CTgtctgatccgttttttacaCTGCGATACGACGCTAGAGGGCAAAGGGGTTTCactaatttacaaaaatgtacgtcggccattcACCAACTGACATATGGTTACGCACCCGATGCATTAGACGAGTATTTAAGGATGTCCGAAAGAACCGCACGTCTATGTTTGCACAGGTTTTGCGAATTGGTTGTCAAATTATATAGCAAGAGATACTTGCGGAGACCAAACGCAAACGatgttcaaaaattatatcaagcacaCGAACAAAGACATGGTTTTCCAGGAATGCTTGGGAACATTGATTACATGCACTGGCCGTGGCAGAACTGCCCTACTGCCtggcaaggtcagtatactaggggagatcaTGGTCATCCCACTATTattctagaggctgttgcgtcacaggatctctggatCTGGTATGCTTTTTTTGGTCTATCGGGTTTGCTTAATGACCTTAACATTTTATACCAATCACAGATATTTGACGATGTAGTGGCGGGAACAGGTCCAGACACAAGTTTTACggtttcgggggtggaatacaggtGAGGTTACTACCTTGCAGATGGAATACacccaacgtactcgacaatCATTAAACTATTCCGCACCCGACAgacaataaaagaaaaaaatttgcGAAGTATCAAGAGGGTGCGAGAAAAGATATTGAACAGGCTTTTGGGGTGGATCTATGGAAGCCAAATTCTTATAAGTTGGGATCATTGGagagaatttttaaagttgggattattatcggccaaaaggtGAAACTTAACATTactaaaatccaataaccctattttttttttcttaaaagcaATATTTTTCTGAAGGCTTGAACTCATGATTTTTTACTAGGAGCTCCGTACTAACTCCACTGTCTTTACAAATTGGATCCGATAAAGATaagaaataaatatttaagtttaTTTTGTGTAATTTACGTTTGCATTTTTTTTAAACGGCTCAGATTATTTGACTAAAATTCTTAACCTAAAAATCTTATTTGTAAtgatttcgtttttttttttttaagttttaccaTTCATTGTTTTAATTATCAATGGAAATTTTAAGTTTAAGTTTAAGTTAAGTTTATATTTATTAATtactttttaaacaaaaaataataattgtaattttttttaacaaccaACAGTTGCAATCCCGAGCATTCTCGAGGCACCcactggaccaaacggagtactccaaGAGTAATCCGAGTCTACCGCCATTTTTgaggaaaacccggtaacccacccgcccgtagccACGGCgatgaaattaccggtaaaacatGTTTGGCTCAAGGATTGAACCCAGATTTCCCTAGGTCTCCTATAATTGCCCACTAAAGTCTCTCTGCACCAAGTGAGAGTTGAACCTACATATCCCAAAAGAAATGCAACTATTACCATCACTTGATCTAAAGATGATTGGCATAATAATTGTAATTTAATATGAAAAAGAGAAAAATgttcggatagtccctgtggtttcgccttttttcacctttagtccataactttctaaaattatctcaatagtccccaacttttcattttttgttcccggatagtccctaagTCTAACTTCaatttgttttctctgttaagtggatgtgaaatgaccaatttaccctttccttaaaaagggcaaaccacagggactagaTCAAAAACATATCATCTTTAACCATTAAAACCCTTCTTCCTCTTCTCTGTGTTTTCTCCGGCGAACAAGACCCACTTCACCTCACCCTATTTCACCTCCGATTACCCCATCATTAATCACCGTCGGAGACCACATCTCCACTGTCAAACCTCCGATCAATCACCACCATGGTTATATCAAAAGTAACAGCGGGTCAGAGTTATACTTTTTTTAGTGTACAATTTGATGCAGATATGTGACTAGAGACGATGTTGTGGAGTTGAAGGGGAAAGTTGCTTGTGAAATTAGTAGCGCAGATGAATTGGTATTAACCGAGCTTATGTTTAATGGTgttttaaaaaacataaaaatagaagAAACGGTATCTCTTTTGTCTTGTTTCGTCTCGCAAGAAAAGCTTCAGGATGCTCAAAAGCCCAGGGAAGAACTGGACATGCTCTTTACACAATTGCAAGATACCGCACGAAGAGTAGCTAAAGTTCGACTAGAGTGCAAGGTTCACATTCTCTTCATATTTTTTTACCGTGATAAAACTGATCTGACCTGTTTAATTTATTGTCAGTTCTTCACATTTGACCTGTGTTGATAAATTATAACTTGAATTGCCTACTGTTTTGACAGGTTGAAATTGATGTAGAGGATTTTGTGAGTTCGTTTCGGCTTGATATTATGGAGGCTGTTTATTCATGGGCAAAACGGTCGAAATTTTACGAGATAATGGAAATAACATAGGTATTTGAAGCCAGTTTGATCAGAGGTATCAGGAGAATGGAAGAAATTCTACAGCAGTTGATATTAGCAGCAAAATCAATTGGGGAAGTTGAACTTGAAGCCATATTTGAAGAGGCGGTTTCgaagattgtcacacccccaaaatccaccatgcggagcaTCACCGCTTGGAgtcgtgacatgaccaggatcgagccaccaatcatattgaacaacgtaataagtaaataaaatcaaccacaatacaattggtgaccaaagctagttaGCTAAGTTCgagttaaacagcggaagcattaaaagtaaaacccaaaatataagtccatagttcataaatttaaagtccaaagcgtaagtttaataaattcataaggatttaaatattaaacacggaacataacagtccgtatcccacaatgactccttcctcgtgcaagctccaagcatttaacgacctgtaaggcatgtaacaacgagtcaacaacaaagttgagtgagttcacggttggttgattagttttaagttgtttctgaaaacgtggtttgtctttcgttggcgtaattgccgtgggggttaccccgtagttgaaagtaaaaTTAACCAGTttattctttattacccaaaccatatccatgatcagtgggggcttccccatgtgaaccactagaccttACCATATAGACTACTAACataaataagttgtgccctacgtgagtgtctatcatcactgacagtttgccatagtccattagtacacgcccgttcgactggcacggtgtgaggtttgttaaacctaatagcgctattaactaatgacccgctcgctattggcctcggcgattaagtcgatataaattgagggacttcatgatagagttttgtctagtaagttttaaggttgttgtcctacccaaggaggacgaacgtacgtagttctactcaaggagaatacgcaggaataatattggcatcctgcccaaggaggatggccgtacatatcctacccaacgaggatatgtagattccgttttaaattctttaacccattcccaatcaccgggaatcccatgccttagaaagtgtgtgaactcacctcggtttgctcggttagattctcaaatatagctaacagtcaaagtcggtcaatcacatcctagt
The Helianthus annuus cultivar XRQ/B chromosome 6, HanXRQr2.0-SUNRISE, whole genome shotgun sequence genome window above contains:
- the LOC110944599 gene encoding uncharacterized protein LOC110944599, which gives rise to MALSDPFFTLRYDARGQRGFTNLQKCTSAIHQLTYGYAPDALDEYLRMSERTARLCLHRFCELVVKLYSKRYLRRPNANDVQKLYQAHEQRHGFPGMLGNIDYMHWPWQNCPTAWQGQYTRGDHGHPTIILEAVASQDLWIWYAFFGLSGLLNDLNILYQSQIFDDVVAGTGPDTSFTVSGVEYR